From the Selenomonas timonae genome, one window contains:
- the fdnG gene encoding formate dehydrogenase-N subunit alpha encodes MNLSRRDFLKATGLSGVGLALASLGLDVGKVEAAAKEYKLTGGREFTSVCHFCGCGCGTIGYVKDGKLINLEGAADAPVNRGGLCPKGIGYGHIPNAELRPKCPMYRAPGSDHWEEISWEEAIDRAARAMKKARDENWVGQDEANGYKFMSNRTDAIGFVGGSQVNNEECYQLIKMARALGVVFIDNQTRVCHATTPPALNAAFGRGAMTGSWYNLKHAKMIWIEGSNMAECHPMAMKNVMEAKDNGAIIVHVDVRYTRTSRVADHFFQLRPGTDIAFLGALINYIIQNKKYDADYLRRNTNAFCLLRDDFDFDAGIFSGYNEKTRTYNKETWGYKLDANGKPVKAPTMATKGTVMDHLARHFSRYTFEKASAITGMPVADIKKAAELFSTITPTVMMYALGMTQHTIGVENIRCFTIIQLLMGNIGVSGGGIDAMRGQPNVQSSTDYGIMFQYYPAYLSYPTHVDDTLAKWTHHNGTFRAKFLKNLLKAWFGDAANASNDYMFNALPIRNGTHNDSMYIMFEKAMAGIVKCIYVCGQNPQMTNANLTIVNKGLKNLDTLIVQDVFVNETAAFWERPGDNPADIKTEVIFLPAGSYLERCGSMTNSMRMLQWRMKGPDPTNDSRPDYWICDKLWKRIVSLYKDSTDPKDNTIKLLTWNYGDPEANGEAYVENIMKECNGYDLKDGHLLRGIREIRDDGTTMAGMWIFTGVFGDGVNMTKRRGQEDRGGMGIYPNYAWVWPDNIHMLYNRASCDENGKPVRPGQKIVWWDEEKGMWDGYDVPDVADRTQGPNTPGGQKPFRMNAEGFARLFAAEHSDVENGETRDHSYVPVDGPMPEFYEPVESPTKNMMNEGQKTEFNPCVIYPRIPELQKIGTPDEYPYVLCSSSLTEHWCSGTITRNIPYLNELVKEPFVEISEQLAAKLGIRGGDRVRVSTTRSAIEVKAMVTKRAQPLMVNGKETHMIWMPYNWGFKGLSKGPSTNYLTIDALDPNVQEQEFKACLANVERL; translated from the coding sequence ATGAACCTTAGCAGACGTGACTTTTTGAAAGCCACCGGGCTAAGCGGCGTCGGGCTGGCACTCGCGAGTCTCGGTCTGGACGTCGGCAAAGTCGAGGCGGCGGCGAAAGAGTACAAGCTGACGGGCGGTCGCGAATTTACCTCCGTCTGCCACTTCTGCGGCTGCGGCTGCGGCACGATCGGCTATGTCAAGGACGGAAAGCTGATCAACCTCGAAGGTGCGGCGGATGCCCCTGTGAATCGCGGAGGCCTCTGCCCGAAGGGAATCGGCTACGGGCACATTCCAAATGCGGAGCTCCGCCCGAAATGTCCGATGTACCGTGCGCCCGGCAGTGATCACTGGGAGGAGATCAGCTGGGAGGAGGCGATCGATCGCGCAGCACGTGCCATGAAGAAGGCGCGCGATGAGAACTGGGTCGGTCAGGATGAGGCGAACGGCTACAAGTTCATGAGCAACCGTACGGATGCCATCGGATTTGTCGGCGGCTCGCAGGTCAACAACGAGGAGTGCTACCAGCTGATCAAGATGGCGCGCGCACTCGGTGTTGTCTTCATTGACAACCAGACGCGCGTCTGCCATGCGACGACACCGCCGGCACTCAATGCGGCGTTCGGGCGCGGCGCAATGACAGGCTCGTGGTACAACCTCAAGCACGCGAAGATGATCTGGATCGAAGGCTCGAACATGGCGGAGTGTCATCCGATGGCGATGAAGAACGTCATGGAGGCAAAGGACAACGGTGCTATCATCGTTCATGTCGACGTGCGCTATACCCGCACCTCGCGTGTGGCAGATCATTTCTTCCAGCTTCGTCCAGGCACAGACATCGCATTCCTCGGAGCACTTATCAATTATATTATTCAGAACAAGAAATACGATGCCGACTATCTGCGCCGCAACACGAACGCATTCTGCCTCCTGCGCGACGACTTTGACTTCGATGCGGGCATCTTCTCCGGCTATAACGAGAAGACGCGCACCTACAACAAGGAGACGTGGGGCTACAAGCTCGACGCGAACGGCAAGCCGGTGAAAGCCCCTACGATGGCGACAAAGGGGACGGTCATGGATCACCTTGCGCGTCATTTCTCACGCTACACGTTCGAGAAGGCATCGGCGATTACGGGGATGCCTGTGGCGGATATCAAGAAGGCAGCGGAGCTCTTCTCGACGATCACGCCGACCGTCATGATGTATGCACTCGGTATGACGCAGCACACGATCGGCGTGGAGAATATCCGCTGCTTTACGATCATCCAGCTGCTGATGGGCAACATCGGTGTCTCGGGCGGCGGCATTGACGCAATGCGCGGACAGCCGAACGTGCAGTCCTCGACGGACTACGGCATTATGTTCCAGTATTATCCCGCATACCTCTCCTATCCGACGCATGTGGATGATACGCTTGCGAAGTGGACGCATCACAACGGTACGTTCCGCGCGAAGTTCCTCAAGAACCTGCTCAAGGCATGGTTCGGTGATGCCGCAAATGCCTCGAACGATTACATGTTTAATGCGCTGCCGATCCGCAACGGTACGCACAACGATTCCATGTATATTATGTTTGAAAAGGCGATGGCGGGCATCGTCAAGTGCATCTACGTCTGCGGACAGAACCCGCAGATGACGAACGCGAACCTCACAATCGTCAACAAGGGGCTCAAGAACCTCGACACACTCATCGTGCAGGATGTCTTCGTCAACGAGACGGCGGCGTTCTGGGAGCGTCCGGGCGACAATCCGGCGGACATCAAGACCGAGGTCATCTTCCTGCCGGCGGGTTCCTACCTCGAACGCTGCGGCTCGATGACGAACTCTATGCGCATGCTTCAGTGGCGCATGAAGGGGCCTGATCCGACGAACGACTCGCGTCCCGACTACTGGATCTGCGACAAGCTCTGGAAGCGCATCGTCTCGCTCTACAAGGACTCCACGGATCCGAAGGACAACACGATCAAGCTTCTCACATGGAACTACGGCGATCCCGAGGCAAATGGAGAGGCATACGTCGAGAACATCATGAAAGAGTGCAACGGCTACGATCTGAAGGACGGGCATCTCTTGCGCGGCATCCGCGAGATCCGCGACGACGGCACGACGATGGCTGGCATGTGGATCTTTACGGGCGTGTTCGGTGACGGTGTCAATATGACCAAGCGACGCGGCCAGGAGGATCGCGGCGGCATGGGCATCTATCCGAACTACGCGTGGGTCTGGCCCGACAACATTCATATGCTTTACAACCGTGCCTCCTGCGACGAGAACGGCAAGCCCGTACGTCCCGGACAGAAGATCGTCTGGTGGGACGAGGAGAAGGGCATGTGGGACGGCTACGACGTTCCCGACGTTGCCGACCGCACGCAGGGCCCGAATACGCCCGGCGGACAGAAGCCGTTCCGCATGAACGCCGAGGGCTTTGCGCGTCTCTTTGCCGCCGAGCACAGCGATGTGGAGAACGGCGAGACACGCGATCATTCCTATGTACCCGTGGACGGTCCTATGCCTGAGTTCTATGAGCCGGTCGAAAGCCCGACGAAGAATATGATGAACGAGGGACAGAAGACCGAGTTCAACCCCTGCGTCATCTATCCGCGTATTCCGGAACTGCAGAAGATCGGAACGCCGGACGAATATCCGTACGTCCTCTGCTCCTCGAGTCTGACGGAGCACTGGTGCTCGGGAACGATCACGCGCAACATCCCGTACCTCAACGAGCTGGTCAAGGAGCCATTCGTCGAGATCTCTGAGCAGCTTGCAGCCAAGCTTGGCATTCGCGGCGGCGACCGTGTCCGCGTCAGCACGACGCGCTCGGCAATCGAGGTCAAGGCAATGGTCACGAAGCGCGCACAGCCCCTGATGGTCAACGGGAAAGAGACACATATGATCTGGATGCCCTACAACTGGGGCTTCAAGGGACTCTCGAAGGGACCCTCGACAAACTACCTCACCATCGACGCGCTCGATCCGAACGTGCAGGAGCAAGAGTTCAAGGCCTGCCTTGCCAACGTCGAACGGTTGTAA
- the fdhD gene encoding formate dehydrogenase accessory sulfurtransferase FdhD: protein MEIQRSDFIDVPVTRYVSEKNAFVPDHKYTSEEVYFDIDLNGENFTTAFCSPVDFEDLVIGMLAQMGRIRTYDDIIELTVDAEHLSASVKTTEDAQRWAEEAVKNPRYFSARKILKLRPEEIFERPRDVRFHASDILATADELLAHLSKTHDTTNGVHSGVIYDQENKKILVFREDVGRHNVFDKLYGWALKNHVEITDKIIVFSGRCSSEMMLKLGRMGIGAVAAKSVPTTLSLDVARKLGITLCARMAPGSFCVYANPERIVL from the coding sequence ATGGAAATTCAGCGCAGTGACTTTATCGATGTACCCGTAACCCGCTATGTATCGGAGAAGAATGCGTTCGTCCCCGATCATAAATATACTTCCGAGGAGGTCTACTTCGATATTGACCTCAACGGGGAGAACTTCACCACGGCGTTCTGCTCGCCCGTTGACTTCGAGGATCTTGTCATCGGGATGCTCGCCCAGATGGGGCGCATCCGCACGTATGACGACATCATAGAGCTGACGGTGGATGCAGAGCACCTCAGCGCTTCGGTCAAAACAACGGAGGACGCGCAGCGTTGGGCAGAAGAAGCCGTCAAGAATCCCCGCTACTTCTCAGCACGCAAAATTTTGAAACTGCGCCCCGAGGAGATCTTTGAGCGTCCACGTGACGTACGTTTTCATGCGTCGGATATTCTCGCGACGGCGGATGAGCTGCTCGCGCACCTCTCCAAGACGCACGACACGACGAACGGCGTACACAGCGGGGTCATTTACGATCAGGAGAACAAGAAAATCCTCGTCTTCCGTGAGGATGTCGGCCGTCACAACGTCTTTGACAAACTCTATGGCTGGGCACTCAAAAATCACGTGGAGATTACCGATAAAATCATCGTCTTCAGCGGACGCTGCTCCTCGGAGATGATGCTGAAACTCGGGCGCATGGGCATCGGGGCGGTTGCGGCGAAGTCAGTACCGACCACCCTCTCGCTCGATGTCGCACGCAAGCTCGGCATTACGCTGTGTGCGCGTATGGCACCCGGTTCGTTCTGTGTATACGCGAACCCCGAGCGCATTGTACTTTAG
- the mobB gene encoding molybdopterin-guanine dinucleotide biosynthesis protein B produces the protein MNLKDVTLIVAAGGKSTRMGRDKRFLPLDGESLLARTLRKGRAAGFRSIVLAAEGERSDLTALAKEYGVQLVTDEIPAQGPAAAIAAGLGAAKTEWALVLSADMPFYDFELVRALLPQAEGETQVVLPTLLGYWQPLAALYRRDAGAVFAAAIARGDRKLGIILRELVVRELPLTVDAGLFFNVNTPAAYRLACGRLANEQRACPILSIAAPASGTGKTTFIERLIPLLHERGVRTAVIKSDSHGFQLDTAGKDTARFTAAGAEAVAVSSPDGYFIQQKTKTRQDFQNLIANIIPNSVDLYITESRSRGVLPTFMLDRGLGIPEIDERVAACFAKGRSIDTDVLTFDLDDMDTAVRLALFLMGRPLYGADGTMFLTM, from the coding sequence ATGAATCTTAAGGACGTTACACTCATTGTAGCGGCAGGCGGAAAGAGTACACGCATGGGGCGGGACAAGCGCTTCCTGCCGCTGGATGGTGAATCGCTGCTTGCACGCACGCTCCGCAAGGGACGCGCGGCGGGCTTCCGCTCCATCGTGCTTGCGGCCGAGGGCGAGCGCAGTGATCTCACGGCACTCGCGAAGGAATACGGGGTGCAGCTCGTCACGGATGAAATCCCCGCGCAGGGACCTGCGGCGGCGATTGCAGCAGGTCTTGGGGCTGCGAAGACGGAGTGGGCGCTCGTCCTCTCGGCAGATATGCCCTTCTACGATTTCGAACTCGTGCGGGCACTCCTGCCGCAGGCAGAGGGAGAGACGCAGGTCGTACTGCCGACCCTCCTCGGCTACTGGCAGCCGCTTGCGGCACTCTACCGACGGGATGCGGGCGCGGTATTTGCGGCAGCGATTGCACGCGGTGACCGCAAGCTCGGCATCATCCTGCGGGAACTCGTCGTGCGGGAACTTCCGCTCACGGTAGACGCAGGGCTGTTCTTCAATGTGAATACGCCCGCCGCCTATCGCCTTGCATGCGGTCGTCTCGCGAACGAGCAGCGCGCGTGTCCCATTCTCTCTATTGCCGCACCTGCTTCGGGTACGGGCAAGACTACCTTTATCGAGCGGCTGATCCCTCTCCTGCACGAGCGCGGTGTGCGCACGGCGGTTATCAAGAGCGACAGTCACGGATTTCAGCTTGACACGGCGGGTAAGGATACAGCGCGGTTCACGGCAGCGGGAGCGGAGGCGGTTGCCGTAAGTTCTCCTGACGGATATTTTATTCAGCAAAAAACGAAAACTCGGCAGGATTTTCAGAATCTTATCGCGAACATAATTCCTAATAGTGTGGATTTATATATCACGGAGAGCCGTTCACGCGGCGTGCTTCCTACGTTTATGCTCGATCGTGGATTGGGAATACCGGAGATCGATGAACGCGTTGCTGCTTGTTTTGCAAAGGGGCGCAGCATTGATACGGATGTCCTGACGTTTGACCTCGACGATATGGATACCGCCGTGCGCCTTGCGCTCTTTCTGATGGGACGGCCACTCTACGGCGCAGACGGTACAATGTTTTTGACAATGTAA
- a CDS encoding MOSC domain-containing protein — MGEIRALCISEKRGTQKHALDRVFFMTEFGIDGDAHAGDWHRQVSLLGLGEIDDFRARGADVDFGAFGENVVAEGFRFKELPVGTRLRVGDVFLEITQIGKECHSHCQIYHQVGDCIMPREGVFARVLHGGWVTVGDKMEITTEKIPLDAAVITASDKGARGEREDASGAAIREMLTEAGYHVAGFNIVPDEKEELKREMELWAQRGVGLILTTGGTGFSVRDVTPEATREVIERETPGIPEAMRALSMQVTPRAMLTRAAAGIKKRTLIVNLPGSEKAVRECLGFILPQLQHGIEILRGDTGECAR, encoded by the coding sequence ATGGGAGAGATCCGAGCACTCTGCATCAGTGAGAAGCGTGGGACACAGAAGCACGCGTTGGATCGCGTTTTCTTCATGACGGAGTTCGGCATCGACGGCGATGCCCATGCGGGCGACTGGCATCGTCAGGTAAGCCTTCTCGGTCTTGGCGAGATCGACGATTTCCGTGCACGCGGCGCGGATGTGGACTTTGGTGCATTTGGAGAGAATGTCGTTGCCGAGGGATTCCGATTCAAGGAGCTGCCCGTCGGGACGCGCCTACGCGTCGGGGATGTTTTTCTCGAGATCACGCAGATCGGTAAGGAGTGTCACAGCCACTGCCAGATCTACCATCAGGTCGGCGACTGCATCATGCCGCGCGAGGGCGTTTTTGCACGCGTGCTCCACGGCGGATGGGTGACGGTCGGGGACAAAATGGAGATCACGACGGAGAAGATCCCTCTTGATGCCGCCGTCATTACGGCGAGTGATAAGGGTGCACGTGGCGAACGCGAGGATGCGAGCGGTGCGGCGATTCGGGAGATGCTGACGGAGGCGGGGTATCATGTCGCGGGCTTCAACATCGTCCCCGATGAGAAGGAGGAGCTGAAGCGCGAGATGGAGCTCTGGGCACAGCGCGGCGTGGGGCTGATCCTCACGACGGGCGGCACAGGCTTCTCCGTGCGCGATGTGACACCTGAGGCAACGCGCGAGGTCATCGAGCGCGAGACCCCGGGCATCCCCGAGGCAATGCGAGCTCTCTCCATGCAGGTGACGCCGCGCGCCATGCTCACGCGTGCAGCGGCGGGCATCAAAAAGCGCACGCTGATTGTCAACCTGCCGGGCAGTGAGAAGGCGGTGCGCGAGTGCCTGGGCTTCATCCTGCCGCAGCTGCAGCACGGCATTGAGATCCTGCGCGGCGACACGGGCGAGTGCGCACGATGA
- the moaA gene encoding GTP 3',8-cyclase MoaA has translation MQDQFQRKIEYLRISVTDCCNLRCRYCMPAHGVKKLRHGDILSYEEILRDVRALAQMGIRKVRLTGGEPLVRRDIVHLVRGLKETPGIETVAITTNGVLLGEMMDELLDAGLDAVNLSLDTLDGGKFFSITRRPMFGAVMEALERLTREARIEVKMNCVPIAGINDDEITTLAAIARDYPIKMRFIELMPIGCARTEGYRGVPMDEVRARLRDAFGALLPVGEAAHEGAVPTGPAAYVKPAGFAGALGFIDAMEHKFCASCNRVRLTAEGFLKLCLYSNAGLDTRALLRGGATDAQLTDAIAHAVWKKPEEHYFEMDTETRDQRAMYQVGG, from the coding sequence ATGCAGGATCAGTTTCAGCGGAAAATTGAATATCTGCGCATTTCGGTGACGGACTGCTGCAATCTGCGGTGCCGCTACTGTATGCCCGCGCACGGCGTGAAAAAGCTGCGCCATGGGGATATCCTTTCCTATGAGGAGATTCTGCGCGATGTGCGTGCGCTCGCACAGATGGGCATTCGCAAGGTGCGCCTGACGGGCGGTGAGCCGCTTGTGCGCCGCGACATCGTACATCTCGTGCGTGGGCTGAAGGAGACACCGGGCATTGAGACGGTTGCTATTACGACGAATGGTGTGCTGCTCGGCGAGATGATGGATGAATTGCTCGATGCGGGGCTTGACGCAGTGAACCTCAGCCTCGACACGCTCGACGGCGGCAAGTTCTTCTCCATCACGCGGCGGCCAATGTTCGGTGCGGTGATGGAGGCTCTGGAGCGTCTGACGCGGGAGGCACGCATCGAGGTCAAGATGAACTGCGTGCCGATTGCGGGCATAAACGACGATGAGATCACGACACTCGCGGCGATTGCACGCGACTATCCGATTAAAATGCGCTTCATCGAGCTCATGCCGATTGGCTGTGCCCGCACGGAGGGCTATCGCGGCGTACCCATGGACGAGGTGCGGGCGCGGCTGCGGGATGCGTTCGGCGCACTGCTCCCTGTTGGGGAGGCGGCGCATGAGGGGGCTGTTCCAACAGGACCCGCCGCTTATGTAAAACCTGCGGGATTTGCGGGTGCACTCGGTTTTATCGACGCGATGGAGCACAAATTCTGTGCGTCGTGCAACCGCGTGCGTCTGACGGCAGAGGGGTTCTTGAAGCTCTGCCTTTACAGCAATGCGGGACTGGATACGCGTGCACTCCTGCGCGGTGGAGCGACGGATGCACAGCTGACGGATGCAATCGCACATGCGGTCTGGAAAAAGCCAGAGGAACACTATTTCGAGATGGACACAGAGACGCGTGATCAACGCGCCATGTATCAGGTGGGGGGTTAA
- a CDS encoding molybdopterin molybdotransferase MoeA has protein sequence MQDIELEQAVEVLLAHATPVAETERVPLLDAVGRVAAEELRAGFDNPPFDRSPLDGYTFAASSTRTATAERPVALRVIAEECAGDFFAGTVDAGECVRIMTGGAIPKGCDCVVRQEDVREDGEQIHVPFTSEPYENYCYAGEDIKKGTVLIRQGQCIRAAHLAVLASEGYGDVLVRRRVRVAVASTGNELLQPGESLRPGKIYNSNLYLLAGRLKELGAEVTVVGSVPDDIDKAAEVIASYADVVDVFLTSGGVSVGKKDIMHGVVPALGAERLFWRVCMKPGAPAIAYTRGKMLGIALSGNPFAAFATFELMAKPALLYLAGQTDVLPARQRGVLADAFPKACLGRRFLRARMETDGRVSLPDQHESGSLFSAAGCDAFVDVPAGTKPLAAGTEVEVVIL, from the coding sequence ATGCAGGACATCGAACTCGAACAGGCAGTAGAGGTGCTGCTTGCACATGCGACACCGGTTGCGGAAACGGAACGCGTTCCCCTGCTGGATGCTGTGGGACGTGTCGCGGCGGAGGAGCTGCGTGCGGGTTTCGACAATCCGCCGTTCGACCGTTCGCCGCTCGACGGCTATACCTTTGCAGCATCGAGTACGCGCACGGCGACGGCAGAGCGTCCGGTCGCGCTGCGCGTGATCGCGGAGGAGTGCGCGGGAGATTTCTTCGCCGGCACGGTCGACGCGGGTGAATGCGTCCGCATCATGACAGGGGGTGCGATTCCGAAGGGCTGCGACTGTGTGGTGCGGCAGGAGGATGTACGTGAGGACGGGGAGCAAATTCACGTTCCGTTCACGTCTGAGCCGTACGAGAACTACTGTTATGCGGGCGAGGACATCAAGAAGGGAACTGTCCTCATTCGTCAGGGGCAGTGCATCCGCGCGGCGCATCTCGCCGTACTTGCGAGCGAGGGCTATGGCGACGTTCTTGTCCGTCGGCGCGTGCGCGTCGCTGTCGCCAGTACGGGCAATGAACTGCTCCAACCGGGCGAGTCTCTTCGTCCCGGCAAGATCTACAACAGCAACCTTTACCTGCTCGCAGGGCGCCTGAAGGAGCTCGGCGCAGAGGTGACGGTTGTCGGCTCTGTGCCGGATGATATTGACAAAGCGGCAGAGGTCATCGCTTCTTATGCGGATGTGGTGGACGTGTTCCTTACGTCGGGCGGCGTGTCCGTCGGCAAGAAGGACATCATGCACGGTGTTGTGCCTGCGCTCGGTGCGGAGCGTCTCTTCTGGCGCGTCTGCATGAAGCCGGGGGCGCCCGCGATTGCCTATACGCGCGGGAAGATGCTCGGCATCGCACTCTCGGGGAATCCGTTCGCGGCGTTTGCGACGTTCGAGCTGATGGCAAAGCCCGCGCTGCTGTACCTTGCGGGACAGACGGATGTGCTGCCCGCGCGGCAGCGCGGTGTGCTCGCGGATGCCTTCCCCAAGGCATGCCTCGGACGTCGCTTCCTGCGTGCGCGGATGGAGACAGACGGGCGCGTCTCGCTGCCCGATCAGCATGAGTCCGGGTCACTCTTTTCGGCGGCGGGCTGCGATGCGTTCGTGGATGTGCCGGCGGGGACGAAGCCGCTGGCGGCAGGGACAGAGGTAGAGGTTGTGATTCTCTGA
- a CDS encoding molybdopterin-binding protein, which translates to MREVRVQDAVGMILCHDITEIVRGERKGARFRKGDVIRAEDVEVLLRLGKEHIYVWEDDENMLHENDAAAILRDLCQSEYMTASEPKEGKIELTSTVDGVFEVREDALNAVNDITDVMIATIAQHYPVKAGTKLAGMRVIPLVIDKSTMEKVSETAGSEPLLRILPYRKMKVGVVTTGSEVFHGRIKDTFTPVIDSKLRAFGLRVDEHRLSDDGTEHTRAAIEELLDCGMDMVLCTGGMSVDPDDRTPAAIRATGARVVTYGAPVLPGAMFLLAYYEKDGRQVPIMGLPGCVMYSPATIFDIIMPRVIAGSEWTRREITRLGIGGLCMECKVCHYPVCPFGK; encoded by the coding sequence ATGAGGGAGGTTCGTGTTCAGGATGCCGTGGGGATGATCCTCTGCCACGACATCACGGAGATTGTGCGCGGAGAGCGCAAGGGCGCGCGGTTTCGCAAGGGCGATGTGATTCGCGCCGAGGATGTCGAGGTGCTGCTGCGGCTCGGTAAGGAGCATATTTACGTCTGGGAAGATGACGAAAATATGCTGCACGAGAACGATGCGGCGGCGATTCTGCGAGATCTTTGCCAAAGTGAATACATGACGGCGAGCGAGCCGAAGGAAGGTAAGATTGAGCTGACATCGACGGTGGACGGCGTGTTCGAGGTGCGCGAGGATGCACTCAATGCGGTGAACGACATCACGGATGTGATGATCGCGACGATCGCGCAGCACTATCCCGTAAAGGCGGGGACGAAGCTCGCAGGGATGCGCGTGATTCCGCTCGTCATTGACAAGAGCACTATGGAAAAGGTGAGTGAGACGGCAGGTTCCGAGCCGCTGCTGCGCATTCTTCCCTATCGAAAGATGAAGGTCGGCGTTGTGACGACGGGCTCTGAGGTCTTTCACGGACGCATCAAGGACACCTTTACGCCCGTCATTGACAGCAAACTGCGCGCGTTCGGGCTGCGGGTGGATGAACACCGCCTTTCGGACGACGGGACGGAGCACACGCGCGCGGCGATTGAGGAGCTGCTTGACTGCGGCATGGATATGGTGCTCTGCACGGGCGGCATGAGCGTCGATCCTGATGATCGTACGCCCGCCGCGATTCGTGCGACGGGGGCACGCGTGGTGACGTACGGCGCACCGGTGCTGCCGGGTGCAATGTTTCTGCTTGCCTACTATGAGAAGGATGGACGGCAGGTGCCGATCATGGGGCTGCCGGGCTGCGTCATGTACTCGCCCGCAACGATCTTTGATATCATTATGCCGCGCGTGATTGCGGGCAGTGAGTGGACGAGGCGCGAAATCACGCGCCTCGGCATCGGTGGACTCTGCATGGAGTGCAAGGTGTGCCACTATCCCGTGTGTCCGTTCGGAAAGTGA
- the moaC gene encoding cyclic pyranopterin monophosphate synthase MoaC codes for MPNAGLTHFDEGGAAIMVDVSSKEKSHREAIASGRIYVSDAVYAAIEGGTAAKGDVLGVARIAGIMAAKRTSDTIPLCHPLPLAKCTLDFALEEIPRRAVRATATVKVTGETGVEMEALHAVSVALLTIYDMCKAIDKRMEIGDIHLERKSGGKSGTFVR; via the coding sequence ATGCCGAACGCAGGACTGACGCACTTCGATGAGGGCGGCGCCGCGATCATGGTGGATGTCAGCAGCAAGGAGAAGTCGCACCGCGAGGCGATTGCAAGCGGACGCATCTATGTGAGCGATGCGGTCTATGCCGCCATCGAGGGAGGCACTGCGGCGAAGGGTGATGTACTCGGCGTTGCACGCATCGCAGGGATCATGGCGGCAAAGCGCACGTCGGACACCATCCCGCTCTGCCACCCGCTGCCGCTCGCCAAATGCACGCTCGACTTCGCGCTTGAGGAGATTCCGCGCCGCGCCGTACGTGCGACTGCGACTGTAAAGGTCACAGGCGAGACGGGGGTCGAGATGGAGGCACTGCACGCTGTGAGCGTTGCACTCCTCACAATCTACGATATGTGCAAGGCAATCGACAAGCGCATGGAGATCGGAGACATTCATCTCGAGCGCAAGTCCGGCGGCAAGAGCGGCACATTTGTCCGCTGA
- the modA gene encoding molybdate ABC transporter substrate-binding protein, with protein sequence MKLRNLLTAGLTAMALFTAGCVGGGDSANKMNTPKEGPVELQVSAAASLTDAMKELSGMYEKEHGNTKLVFNFGSSGALQQAIENGGAADVFVSAAQKQMNALDEKKLLADGTRVDLLINDVVLITAKDSKLNLPDFKAVLDPQVAHIALGEPKGVPVGQYSEEVFTKLGILDDVKARAVYGSDVRQVLAWVETGDADCGVVYATDAAVSDKVKVTAVAPADTHKPIVYPAAVLKDAKNMKEAKDFLAFLQTDAAKKVFEKYGFKVK encoded by the coding sequence ATGAAACTCAGGAACTTACTTACGGCGGGTCTCACCGCCATGGCACTCTTTACCGCCGGCTGCGTTGGCGGCGGCGACAGTGCGAACAAGATGAACACGCCGAAGGAGGGTCCCGTCGAACTGCAGGTCTCTGCGGCGGCGAGCCTCACGGACGCGATGAAGGAACTCAGCGGCATGTATGAGAAGGAGCACGGAAATACGAAGCTCGTCTTCAACTTCGGCAGCAGCGGTGCGCTTCAGCAGGCGATTGAGAACGGCGGAGCTGCCGATGTCTTCGTCTCTGCCGCACAGAAGCAGATGAATGCGCTCGACGAGAAGAAGCTCCTCGCGGACGGCACGCGCGTCGATCTCCTCATCAACGACGTGGTTCTCATCACGGCGAAGGACAGCAAGCTGAACCTGCCCGACTTCAAGGCGGTGCTTGACCCGCAGGTCGCACACATCGCACTCGGTGAGCCGAAGGGCGTGCCCGTCGGACAGTACAGCGAGGAAGTCTTTACGAAGCTCGGCATCCTCGACGATGTGAAGGCACGCGCCGTCTACGGCTCCGATGTCCGTCAGGTGCTCGCGTGGGTCGAGACGGGCGATGCGGACTGTGGCGTTGTCTACGCGACGGACGCAGCTGTCTCGGACAAGGTGAAGGTCACCGCCGTTGCCCCTGCCGATACGCACAAGCCCATCGTCTATCCCGCTGCCGTCCTCAAGGATGCGAAGAACATGAAGGAGGCAAAGGACTTCCTCGCGTTCCTTCAGACCGATGCCGCAAAGAAAGTCTTTGAGAAATACGGCTTCAAAGTGAAATAA